A region of Argentina anserina chromosome 5, drPotAnse1.1, whole genome shotgun sequence DNA encodes the following proteins:
- the LOC126795169 gene encoding early nodulin-like protein 3 translates to MAMARVRMLMFAAVACCFLMGSASAHENETNVKQPIKPINHIVGGSFGWRLPETNKTFYDDWARNRVFAVNDTLVFPYRSGTGTVVQVGKKDYEHCTQKHIKYMFYSGPTSFILHEPGDYYFYNGNGKHCEGGQKLHVRACEGVQGSSGTKFSFKINLAVDRKSSPVTASKGASAPAPSPVVAAAAPAPKASAATTIQNVGVASGLFTILFSLFI, encoded by the exons ATGGCAATGGCTCGGGTTAGAATGTTGATGTTCGCAGCAGTCGCCTGCTGCTTCTTGATGGGATCAGCCAGTGCTCATGAAAATGAAACCAACGTCAAGCAGCCAATTAAGCCAATTAATCACATTGTAGGTGGAAGTTTCGGATGGAGGTTACCTGAGACGAACAAAACCTTCTATGATGATTGGGCAAGAAATAGAGTATTTGCCGTAAACGACACCCTTG TTTTCCCATACCGGTCTGGAACCGGAACTGTGGTGCAGGTGGGCAAGAAGGACTACGAGCACTGCACTCAGAAACATATTAAGTACATGTTTTACAGCGGACCAACAAGTTTCATCCTCCACGAACCAGGAGACTACTACTTCTACAACGGAAATGGTAAGCACTGCGAGGGTGGCCAAAAGCTCCACGTCCGAGCTTGTGAAGGAGTGCAAGGAAGTAGTGGAACCAAATTTTCGTTCAAGATCAATCTCGCTGTTGACAGAAAATCTTCTCCCGTAACTGCCTCGAAGGGGGCCTCAGCGCCGGCACCTTCTCCAGTTGTTGCAGCTGCAGCTCCTGCTCCCAAGGCCTCAGCGGCCACAACCATTCAAAATGTTGGCGTCGCTTCTGGCCTTTTCACCATCCTATTTTCTTTGTTCATATAA
- the LOC126795167 gene encoding CMP-sialic acid transporter 1, producing MQWYFVAALLTVLTSSQGILTTLSQSNGKYKYDYATVPFLAEVFKLAVSCVFLWRECRTSLSVRMTTDWKSVRLYPIPSIIYLVHNNVQFATLVYVDTSTYQIMGNLKIVTTGILFRLFLRRKLSNLQWMAIVLLAVGTTTSQVKGCGEASCDSLFSAPIQGYALGILSACMSALAGVYTEFLMKKNNDSLYWQNVQLYTFGVIFNMARLVFDDFRGGFENGPWWQRIFNGYSVTTWLVVLNLGSTGLLVSWLMKYADNIVKVYSTSMAMLLTMVLSVYLFTFKPTLQLFLGIIICMMSLHMYFAPPNTLVDLPLPVKATPEGLKEVAVVE from the exons ATGCAGTGGTACTTTGTTGCTGCGCTGCTCACCGTTCTCACCAGCTCTCAG GGAATCTTGACAACACTCTCTCAAAGTAATGGCAAATATAAGTATGACTATGCAACTGTTCCATTTCTTGCTGAAGTATTCAAG CTAGCAGTGTCCTGTGTATTTCTTTGGCGAGAGTGTCGCACATCCCTTTCTGTTCGAATGACTACAGATTGGAAGAGTGTGCGCTTATATCCTATTCCGTCAATCATATATCTAGTTCATAACAATGTTCAGTTTGCTACTCTTGTTTATGTGGATACTTCCACATATCAGATAATGGGTAATCTGAAAATTGTTACCACGGGCATATTATTCAG GTTATTTCTAAGAAGAAAACTTTCTAATCTGCAATGGATGGCAATTGTGTTATTAGCTGTTGGAACGACCACAAGCCAG GTTAAAGGTTGTGGGGAAGCATCATGTGATTCACTATTCTCAGCACCAATCCAAGGATATGCTCTGGGGATCCTATCTGCTTGTATGTCAGCATTGGCTGGTGTTTACACAGAGTTTCTTATGAAGAAGAACAATGATAGCTTGTACTGGCAGAATGTACAATTGTATAC GTTTGGTGTGATTTTCAATATGGCACGTCTTGTATTCGATGACTTTAGGGGTGGATTTGAAAATGGACCTTGGTGGCAACGCATTTTCAATGGCTATAGTGTTACAACTTGGTTGGTGGTGTTAAATCTTGGGTCTACTGGCTTGCTAGTCTCATGGTTGATGAAGTATGCTGACAACATTGTGAAG GTGTACTCTACTTCAATGGCCATGCTGCTGACAATGGTCTTATCTGTATACCTTTTCACTTTCAAACCCACATTGCAG CTCTTTTTGGGTATTATCATCTGTATGATGTCACTACACATGTACTTTGCCCCTCCAAACACGCTGGTGGATTTACCATTGCCTGTAAAAGCAACCCCTGAGGGTCTGAAAGAAGTTGCTGTTGTTGAATGA